In Aestuariibaculum lutulentum, one DNA window encodes the following:
- the pelA gene encoding pectate lyase — protein sequence MRKLKRLLVLSLGFFALNACSSDSEAVDENKTIFVTSVIVNGSDITDGQAKQFTTVVLPNNATNRTVTWSVSDESIALISDNGILTPLDNGTVQITATANDDSGLSAQKTVKISGVAGPVVLVESISISGSDITDGQAKQFSVTVLPNDATNKVVVWSVSDTSMAEINIEGLLTPKKNGTVNVIATAIDGSGIKGELNVNISGVSIKIAKAENVLLFQRNNGGWPKYHNDFSGYDREQTSADLTEASKKDKVDTTIDNNHTIGEIRILLNAYQASANNDYLEAAVRGIDWVFEAQYENGGWPQVYPLESGYSRYITYNDNAMGNVMNLMRDIFLEQNNLDLIDNSYISKAQTAFDKGIDVILQSQVVINGIKTAWCAQHDAVTLKPKMARSYELASNSGSESVGVVKLLMTLESPSAEVINAINGAVAWFESVKIVGYALQDVNGDKVLVESPGNVMWARFYTLDDYTGDQYESMFNAFNPNEPFFCSRDTDPQGGGPRKTIAEISYERRNGYAWYGTWAKNLISTEYSAWKAKHGI from the coding sequence ATGAGAAAACTAAAGAGACTATTAGTTTTGTCTTTAGGATTTTTTGCCCTAAACGCATGTAGTAGTGACAGCGAAGCTGTAGATGAGAATAAAACTATTTTTGTAACATCTGTAATAGTTAACGGAAGTGATATTACCGATGGTCAAGCTAAACAATTTACCACCGTTGTTTTACCCAACAATGCTACCAACAGAACGGTAACCTGGTCAGTATCTGATGAATCTATCGCTTTAATTTCTGACAATGGTATTTTAACACCACTTGACAATGGTACAGTTCAGATTACTGCTACAGCCAATGATGATTCTGGCTTATCTGCACAAAAAACGGTTAAAATTTCGGGCGTAGCTGGTCCGGTTGTATTAGTTGAAAGCATTAGCATTTCAGGTAGTGATATTACCGATGGTCAGGCAAAACAATTTTCCGTTACTGTATTACCAAATGACGCAACTAATAAAGTTGTTGTCTGGTCTGTTTCCGACACTTCAATGGCTGAAATTAATATAGAAGGGCTTCTTACGCCTAAAAAAAACGGAACGGTTAATGTAATAGCTACAGCCATTGATGGTAGTGGTATTAAAGGAGAACTAAATGTAAATATTTCTGGAGTTTCAATAAAAATAGCAAAAGCTGAAAATGTCCTGTTATTTCAACGTAATAATGGAGGATGGCCAAAATACCATAATGATTTTTCTGGATATGATAGAGAACAAACGTCTGCGGATTTAACAGAAGCATCTAAGAAAGACAAAGTAGATACAACCATTGATAATAACCATACGATAGGCGAAATAAGAATATTATTAAATGCTTACCAAGCCTCTGCTAATAACGACTATTTGGAAGCTGCAGTAAGAGGTATTGATTGGGTTTTTGAGGCGCAATATGAGAACGGTGGATGGCCTCAGGTTTATCCGTTAGAATCAGGGTATAGTAGATATATTACCTATAATGACAATGCTATGGGTAATGTAATGAATTTAATGCGTGATATCTTCCTAGAGCAAAATAATCTGGATTTAATCGATAATAGTTACATCAGTAAAGCACAAACCGCTTTCGATAAAGGTATTGATGTTATTTTACAAAGTCAGGTGGTTATAAACGGAATAAAAACGGCATGGTGCGCCCAACATGATGCGGTGACCCTAAAACCAAAGATGGCGAGATCTTATGAATTGGCATCAAATAGCGGGTCGGAGTCTGTTGGCGTTGTAAAATTACTTATGACTTTAGAAAGTCCATCAGCGGAAGTTATTAACGCCATCAATGGTGCGGTAGCCTGGTTTGAATCAGTTAAAATTGTTGGTTATGCTTTACAGGATGTAAATGGCGATAAAGTTTTAGTTGAATCTCCGGGAAACGTGATGTGGGCAAGATTCTACACCTTAGATGATTACACAGGAGATCAGTATGAATCCATGTTTAATGCATTCAATCCTAACGAGCCATTTTTCTGCAGTAGAGATACGGATCCTCAAGGAGGTGGCCCAAGAAAAACAATCG
- a CDS encoding glycoside hydrolase family protein, whose amino-acid sequence MKRKEFIATGILASLGSCLTAFGDDLKWLNQEPKLSDFEKRLSPVGRALEFEDYYVWCNSPIEAPDGKIHVFFSRWPKAKSMSGWTHASEIAHAVADKPEGPYTYVSTVLAPRGEGFWDATTCHNPSVHFVDGKYALFFMGNSNGKLDTQRIGLATADSLYGPWKRPDEPLLLPGKEGEWDDHCTTNPSFFKHPNGEYWLYYKSFDTEGYIHPKFKIRGNRKYGLAISKSLEGPYEKYEGNPVIDFHTMGNNEQCEDAFTWYDGNMFHMLARDLGVYGIDKGLYMSSRDGKVWSEPEIGYQELSKYIQQPPAPKHLNRYGRAERPQVLFQNGKPTYLFTASQGGKYETASAFIFKIN is encoded by the coding sequence ATGAAAAGGAAGGAGTTTATAGCGACAGGTATTTTAGCGTCTTTAGGAAGTTGCCTTACTGCGTTTGGAGATGATTTAAAATGGTTGAATCAGGAACCCAAATTATCAGATTTTGAAAAGCGTTTGTCTCCGGTTGGCAGAGCCTTAGAGTTCGAAGATTATTACGTTTGGTGCAACAGCCCTATTGAAGCACCAGACGGTAAAATTCATGTGTTTTTTTCTCGATGGCCAAAAGCTAAAAGTATGAGCGGCTGGACACATGCGTCGGAAATTGCACATGCGGTCGCCGATAAACCAGAAGGGCCGTATACGTATGTAAGTACGGTTTTAGCCCCACGTGGCGAAGGATTTTGGGATGCTACAACGTGCCATAACCCTAGTGTTCATTTTGTAGATGGTAAGTATGCCCTTTTTTTTATGGGGAATTCTAATGGAAAGTTAGATACTCAACGCATTGGTTTGGCTACTGCCGATTCGCTTTATGGACCCTGGAAAAGACCAGATGAACCGCTTTTGTTGCCTGGAAAGGAAGGTGAGTGGGATGACCATTGTACTACCAATCCATCATTTTTTAAACATCCAAATGGAGAATATTGGCTATATTATAAATCTTTTGATACGGAAGGCTATATTCATCCTAAGTTTAAAATTAGAGGCAACAGAAAATATGGATTAGCCATTTCTAAATCGCTTGAAGGACCTTATGAGAAATATGAAGGAAATCCAGTTATAGATTTTCATACTATGGGCAATAATGAACAATGCGAAGATGCTTTTACTTGGTATGATGGAAATATGTTTCATATGCTGGCTCGAGATTTAGGTGTGTATGGTATTGATAAGGGACTTTATATGAGTTCTCGAGATGGAAAAGTTTGGTCTGAACCTGAAATTGGCTATCAGGAATTAAGTAAATATATTCAGCAACCACCAGCTCCAAAACATTTAAATCGTTATGGAAGGGCTGAGCGTCCGCAAGTATTATTTCAAAATGGGAAACCAACTTATTTGTTTACGGCTTCACAGGGCGGGAAATATGAAACAGCTTCAGCTTTTATTTTTAAAATCAACTAA